GGCTCTTTCATGAACAGTCTCTAATAGTCTACTTTCAAAAATGCCATAAACCCCACCCAAGTAGATGTTGGTCTCTTTCTTTTCTGATTGATGACAAATTCTCTAAACACCATTAACGCGACAAGTTCTAAATATTCGGAAGACAAAACATTTGACATCAAATTAATCATGGCGTTATTGCAGGAACAACTGTCAGGGCTCTTCAAATCCGTGTCACACACAGAAGGTCATACAACGTGAGGGGCCCCTTAACCATTAGGTACATAGATGGCTACCATAAGCTGATAAGGTAAAGTCTGTTGCACCTAATTTGATGACCTATAGAAgatatattttattttgttgttagttTGTACACATGCCAACATTTCCAACTTTTTCGTATTTATTAATTTGGATTGGTCTTTCCTTATTAGGTGGAAATTTGTCATTCATGGGTGTATTGACGGTTTTTCAAGGAGGATTATGTACCTTGCATGCAATGGAAACAACAAAGGTGACACCGTTCTTAACTTGTTCCTGGAGGCAGTTTCGCAATATGGTCTGCCATCACGAGTACGATCTGATCATGGAGTAGAGAATGTTGACATTGCATGGTACCTGTTAACCCATCCAGCAAGAGGACCAGGAAGGGGCAGCATAATAACAGGGTCAAGTGTACAGAATCAAGGGGCGTacggggcgggggggggggggggggggcccgcCCCCCCCCCTGCAGCCCCCCCAGTCAGGAAAAAAATAGTATTATTCGGGCAAACCTGATGTACCGTTCGGGCAAAGTaaagaatattttttattatttgccTAATCTTCTAAATGATTTCTGTCCTACTTCACGGGATGGCTTACTCGGAGTTAGAACATTGAGTTCTGCCGAGGGACTGGAAATTATAATGAAGACCACGCTGGGATTGGAACTGGGTATGAGTAgtttggcggccatgttgatttaTGTCAGTTCTCGAGTGCATGTGTATCTGGTGGATTGAAGTATGTCTTTGTCGAAGTCTCGTAAAAGATCATATCGATACCGTGTGAAATGTGAAGAATGCAAAAAAGAATTTGAGTCCGACTATGTAGAAGCTCATTCCCGAATCGAATTGTTCACAGCGGCCGAAAAGTGAGATGTCTGCAAAGTGGTAGAATCGTCACAGGTGAAATTAAGTGGTTTCTTCTCTGAAAGCAGTGCAGCAGTCGAATCTCCAGGTCAGACACAGGAGGCGTCGCTTGTTGGATATAGTCCAGAGAGTAAAAAACGTACAATTTCATCAACAGACGAAACTGTTGCAATGCGAGATCTTGAATCAATCGACCAAGATTCACTTACACCTGATGCCTCAATAAGAGACTCCCAGAGGGATTGCTGAACTAGAGCAAGAGTCCTCTACATCACCTACGTTGACAACAATGGTCCCGAAACAGCCTGTTTTACCCGAATATCCGGGCACCAAGTTTAGCAGTGAGTCTTTCACTAGACGATTCCAGCCTGACTGGTATAAAAAGTATCCATGGCTTAGTTACGATGTCGAAAAAGACGTGTGTGTATGTTTTGCCTGCATAGAGTTTGGAAAGgatgcatcttttgttttcaagaattggaagaagccatcaaagttaacaaaacaCAGCCAAAGTGAGAATCACGTAAGTTGCATGACTAAGTGGCTGCAGTtcaaagcaatggaaagaaagaatAGCAGTGTTCTGCAGCAACTAAGCAGTACACATCAAGAGTACGTCACAATTAACAGGAAATACAGTATTTACAAGTGATAATCGAGTGCTTGATTTTCACTGCTATGCAAAATATTGCTGTTAGAGGCCATGAAGAAAGGCGAAAGGATATGTGGGAAGTGTCAGATATAAACAGAGGAAACTTCCTCGAATTACTCCATTTACGATGCAAAGACTTGCCATGGCTGCAGTCAAAACTCCAGGCACAGCTCCAGTTGCATGCTCAGTGGACATCACCCAGTATCCAAAAATGAGCGACTTGCAATAGTGTCAGACCTTGTGTTTGAGAGAATCACGACAGAAGTCATGGATGAAACTTCAGACATCAGTAGAACCGAAGAGGTATCCTTGTGCCTCAGGTACCTTATCAATGGtgagacaaaagaaactttcgttGGTTTCTTTGCCACTGCTTCTACGGAGGGGGAAGTTCTGTACGAGCTCGCAAAAACAGCCATAAATAACATTATTGCCGAATGCTTTGATGGCGCTGCGAACATGAGTGGTATTCGCAAGGGCCTTGCTACGCGTATGAAGGAATGTTCACCTCTCGGAATATATGTACATTGTTATGGTCATCTTTTAAATTTGGCTCTTCAGAACACCATGACTGAAAATGAAACTCTCGGTAATGCCCTCGGTACAATCCAGAGTCTTTATAATTTCTTACACGGGAGTACTAAGCGCCATGCGTTATTCAAGGACATTGAAATTCATGAAGAGGATGTTGCCCTTACATTAAAATCTTTGAGTACCACTAGATGGTCGTGTCGCTGGGCGGCGGTGAGCGCCGTGCTAGAGCAAGTGCTGAGGATAATGGAAGCCCTGGTCACTTTATGAAAGGATCGCGATCCCAAGACCTACAGCGAAAGTAATTCGCTTCTCCACTcaatttgtgactttgaattcgtttatgGCTTGATGGTTTTGAAGCTCATCTTATCCAACACTGATAATTTGAGTAGATATCTACAGGGAGAACAGATGGATGTCATCACTGCCAAGAAGACTGCTGATGCTGTTGTTAAGACACTGAGCAATTGTCGCAATGAAGAGAGCTTAACTCTGATGTGGTCACATGCTGATGTTATAgcgcaaaaaaatcaaaaaaggaaTCGAGGGTACGCAATTTACCTTCAGAGATGCCAAGGTGCCTCGAACCAGACCATCACGCCGACTTCAGAGCCTTACTGGTGAGACACCTGCTGCAGCGAACGACAGCTCACAACAGACGGAAAAAGACTACTTTCGTATCACAGTTTATTACACAAGTATTGACAAAGTCGTCAGTGAACTTCAATCAAGGTTTGAGGACAATGACCAGGAGGTTTTGTGCGCATTGGGCGAAATCGTATTCCGCCGTTCCCTAAGCATCAACAACATCCAAACTCTATCAAATTTCTATGGCGTGGATAGCGGAATGCTATCAAGTGagaagtcaatctttgaaaactacGACTGCGGGGACCCATGCCAGAGAAAAAACGCAGCCTTGATGGTAAAGACCATGCATCAAAATGGTCTCCATGACATTTTACCTGTTCTATATAAAGTTGCCTCCATCCTGGCCACAATTCCTGCAACCTCGTGCTCTGCTGAAAGGTCTTTCAGCGCCCTTCGCCGCATCAAGACATTTTTAAGATCCGCAATGGGACAAGACCGACTTAGCAGTATCGCCgttattaacattgaaagaAAGTATGCAAACTAGACAATGCAGAATGACATGCAAAGGATTATTGACATAGTTGGGCGTCGAAGTAATCGTTCGTCATACTTCTTTTAAAGCTCAAATGGGTAGGTTTTACCTCTCACTTCATGGTTTTGTATTTTAGAAATGTTGATCTCAATTTACCGAAAATATCTGAACTATTTTGAGCGCCCGTGCTCTCACGGTATGGCGATGAAAACTTGACGTCATGAAAGAATCATCTTGTGCATCTGTGACCAACAAGTTTCATTCGGGCAAATTATATTCAGCCCCCCCAACAAAATTTTTCCCGCACGCCGAGGATCATCCCAGATGTTCCACCTCTGCTTTCAGCGAGTGACTTCCAAGATTTAAGTACAGTGGTAAGCCCACTGCAGAATGATGATAGTTATGGGATTAATGTGTATTTAATGTGTTGTACCAGTAATAAACAACAATAACGAATTGAGTAGACTGTGGCCGTGTTCCTTTTCCTCTGACTCttctgaagggaaaaaaaacaaaaggaaaaagagtACGTATGAAGTCAAAATTATTCTGTGAAGTAAGGGATGTTGTAAGGTACAAACAGGCAAGACAAGGCAACCAGTTTTACTCGGATCAATAAAGAACTGGGACCATACAATCAAACTTGGCTACCAAGTGGTGTGTTTCCAATAAATATTGGAAAGAAAACTAGAATGGaatttggaatgttctttttggattttcagTATATTTATaatctttttttcaataattggACAAATAACTTCTTTAGCTCTAAACTATGTTGAATTGGTAAGCATTTCTTCTACGTAAATTTAAGTGCAATATAATTTCAATGGCACCAAAATTCCACATTCACCTCTCATTCGAGAAGCCTCTTCGATAAACTGTAGGAGCCACATCCTGGTTTGCACTTCTTCATCATTAAGGTCTTCATCACAGAATACCAATTTTCCCTTGAACAATTCTACGTCTACTGATGCTTCCTCCTTAATGGGTAACACATAACTTACCACCACTGGGTGTTTGCGGAACAAATCCCCTAAGCCATGCACATTCAGCCCTTTAAAAAATGAATCCAAAGCGAGAGTCCTTGTTATTAACACTTCAGCTATTAGTAGATCCTTGATGGCTTTGGCTTTGTTTACATCTGTGAGAGGCACAACATCTGTCAAGCcatgtttcattaacatatccTCCAGTTTTCCTTTGAGATTGCTGTCGATGTTCTTTACCTTTGTTTCTTCTTTGAACTGTGTTATAAGTGAAAACATAAGGCAAAAGTGTAAGAGATATGTCAtaccaggaaaaaaaatcccACTCTTTCAGCAGATTTTTGCTTTTTCATTCCACTTAGTTTCGCCAGgaattaaaagtaaattttcATGAGCACTTAAAGGAATAAAGCGTGaattagaaaacaaaaatttaagcaACAAAATGTACAGTATAGTGCATGTAcctattaaggacgttcgcgcccattgctattgcgcatccttacagcgcacgcaaattcacatgccacgtcatgcatcgagcgcgcgcgctaagtactaaaatgaacaatgatagggcagatggccattgctactgctttgcttggatttaacgatcttggatgttcggtgacccctacttttctttcagaaacagattttatttacaattatctccacattgtccaaaaatgaacaaaaaatcaaaatgaatATGGGAAGTTaacaaatttcaagatttctgtccttgggatatggaatcctgccatcttgtggctgcaaggcgcatgaaactatggtcgctaaatgcgaacttgttctttaaggaacctcaacagttaacttaattcacttgatgggtccacttaaacaaagtttggtagagaacatttcacttcaatcatgtaattgcaatatttttggggttacagacactgtgggcttattcgctaaagaagccagatttttcagatttagggtgttcttccgggcaagttctctccaaaacgaagtcggcgaccccccattttttttacatttctgacatcactaactcatcatctttcaatggtaaaatttgcagaaaaaaatcaatgttacaaaattttcgtgcgaacgtccttaaactgtATGCTACTTGCAATTACTCTATTAATAGTATACACCAACTGATTTCATACCTTTGTTTGTAGAATTTCTTGCAGCTCTGGGTCATACAAGTCATCTATTGAGACAAGCTCCTTAGCCTCATCGATATATCCCGTGACTAAATATTTGATCACAACTGGGCTCAATCCTGCCATCCCACGCCCTCCATGAGGTACACTATGGGCAACAAGCTTGCCAGCCATTTCGAAGCAACCTGAAGAGATTGCATCAACCCCATACAAGGGAAGTAAATGGCCATCTTGCCCACCAAACAGCTGAATATTGTAGAGAGTGTCCACCTTGCTTAAGATTGATATTGCTTTGtggaaatattcttttgttggtCCACCAACATCAGCTCCATGTTCACCGACAAAGTTCACATTAAGAGGTTTAGTCAGATCTAGTCTTGGGTCTTTATAAATGTGCATCAGCTGCATGAGCAGTGATATTTGCATCCTGTTTACTGAAATAAACTGCTTTGGTGGGCAACCACTTCGTCACGATAAGAATTGAAGATCTCAGCTGCACTCATATCTGTGCTGCATATGGTTTCCTGTTCAGGTCCTGTACAACAAGAAATAGAAATGTTTCAACTACTGCCTGCTCTTGGCTCaacccatgttttttttttacccattCAGTTGTTGCAGAAAGGATCCATGCTCCACCCATGGAGGTTCTTTTGGTACCAGTCTTCCACCCCCTCCTTCCCCCGcccaaaaaaacattttctactAAAAATGCCTGGTTATCCCTCCCCCTCAGAATCTCTACTGACTACTGGAAAAAGGGTGTTGCTACTGCAACATGTACTTCTAGAGTCACAgattagaaaaaaaatcaaagtaaaCATTTTGTAATAACCATTTTGCTTCTCCTCCGAAAACCCTGCAATGATAGGTTGCTCTTTGTCACCTTCTAGGCTATCTGAAAGTGAAAAGAGGAGAACATATGAGAAGTATTCCTAAAGCTTCCTCCCAATTTCATCTTCCCCTGAAGAGTTTGGCAAAAACACCATTTATAACTGACCGAGTCACTGTGTGGTCCCTATCtaggtaaattaaaaaaacctaCAGTGTGTTACAAGTCAACCACTA
Above is a window of Montipora capricornis isolate CH-2021 chromosome 6, ASM3666992v2, whole genome shotgun sequence DNA encoding:
- the LOC138054382 gene encoding zinc finger MYM-type protein 1-like, with the protein product MLSGHHPVSKNERLAIVSDLVFERITTEVMDETSDISRTEEVSLCLRYLINGETKETFVGFFATASTEGEVLYELAKTAINNIIAECFDGAANMSGIRKGLATRMKECSPLGIYVHCYGHLLNLALQNTMTENETLGNALGTIQSLYNFLHGSTKRHALFKDIEIHEEDVALTLKSLSTTRWSCRWAARKKIKKGIEGTQFTFRDAKVPRTRPSRRLQSLTGETPAAANDSSQQTEKDYFRITVYYTSIDKVVSELQSRFEDNDQEVLCALGEIVFRRSLSINNIQTLSNFYGVDSGMLSSEKSIFENYDCGDPCQRKNAALMVKTMHQNGLHDILPVLYKVASILATIPATSCSAERSFSALRRIKTFLRSAMGQDRLSSIAVINIERKYAN